In the genome of Streptomyces sp. SAI-127, the window AGAGCGGTCCGCTACGAGAGCTTCACCGGCGCGCCCGCCCTCAACCGGGACCACGCCTGGACCATCGAGATGTGGCCCGTGCGAGAGGAAGGCTCCGAGGAACTCACCGGTGTCGCCCTGGCCGCGTTCGACAACAGCGAGCAGTACTGGGCCCGCCGACGGCTGGCCCTGCTCAACGAGGCCGCGGCAGCCATCGGCACCACCCTGGACGTGGTGCGCACCGCCGAGGAACTCGTCGAACTCCTCGTGCCCCGGTACGCCGACTTCGCGAGCGTGGACCTCCTCGACTGGGTGCTCGGCGCGGACGAGCCGCCGACCGCGCTGGAGGGCGACATCCTCCTGCGCCGCGTCGCCCACCGCTCCGGCCACGAGGGCACCCCCGAGGCCGCCGTCCGCCTCGGCGAGACGGACGTCTACCCTGCCTCCTCGCCGCCCGCGCGGGCCCTGCGGGAGGGGCGGGCGGCCCTCAGCCAGGCCGGCGAGCCCGACTTCATGCGCTGGGTCGCCGAGCGCAACGCCCGCGCCCCGGCCGGCCGCTCGTACCGCAAGGGCGTCCACTCCGTGCTCGCCGTGCCGCTCAAGGCCCGCGGCACCACCCTGGGCGTCGCGGTCGCCGTCCGCATCGCCCACCCCGACGACTTCGGGGACGACGACGCCGTCCTCGGCGAGGAACTCGCCAGCCGGGCCGCCGTATGTGTCGACAACGCCCGCCGTTTCGCCCGCGAACGCACCACCGCACTGGCCCTGCAGAACAGCCTCCTGCCGCGCGGCCTGCCCGGACAGGCCGCGGTCGAGGTCGCCCACCGCTATCTGCCCTCCGGCTCGCTGGCCGGCATCGGCGGCGACTGGTTCGACGTCATTCCGCTCTCCGGCAGCCGCGTCGCCCTGGTCGTCGGCGATGTGGTCGGCCACGGCATCCCCTCCTCGGCGACCATGGGCCGCCTGTGCACGGCCGTGCGCACCCTCGCCGACGTCGACCTGCCGCCCGACGAACTCCTCACCCACCTCGACGACCTCGTCACCCACCTCGCATCCGACGACCGCCCCGACGAGGGGGGCGAGGTCGCCGAACTCGGCGCCACCTGCCTCTACGCCGTCTACGACCCCGTCTCGCGCCGCCTCACCGCGGCCGCCGCCGGTCACCCGCCACCCGCCCTCGTCCTGCCCGACGGCACGGCGCGCCTCGTCCCCCTGAGCACGGGGCCCCCGCTCGGCGTCGGCGGCCTGCCCTTCGAGGCCACGGAGATCGAACTGCCCGAAGGGGCCGTGGTCGCCCTCTACACCGACGGTCTGACCGAGGACCGGGACCGCGACGTCGACCACGCCACCGACGAACTGTGCCGTGCGCTCACCGCGAAGACGGACACCCTCGACGAGCTGTGCGACACCGTCCTGAAGGCCGTACTGCCCGAGGAGCCCGGTGACGACGTGGCCCTGCTGCTGGCCCGCACCCGGGTTCTCGGCGCGGACCGGGTCGCCACCTGGGGCGTCGAGCCCGACCCCGCGCACGTGGCCATCACACGGCAGGCCGCCACCGAGCAACTCGCCGTCTGGGGACTGGAGGAGGCCTCCTTCGTCACCGAACTCGTCGTCAGCGAGCTGGTCACCAACGCCATCCGCTACGGCGAACCGCCCATCCAGCTACGGCTGATCCGTGACCGCACCCTCATCTGCGAGGTCTCCGACGGCAGTTCCACCTCACCGCACCTGCGGCGCGCCCACGCCTTCGACGAGGGCGGCCGCGGGCTGCTGCTGGTCGCTCAGCTCACCCAGCGCTGGGGGAGCCGGCAGACCGGCAGCGGAAAGACGATCTGGGCCGAGCAGTCGCTGGAACCGCCCGACTTCTGATCACTTCGCTCACTCGAAGGAGCAGCCGGGGTTCGGCACGTCCCGCGAGTACGGCGAGCCGTGCGGGAGCACGTACAGCACCTCCAGGACGAGCGGGGTGGACCCTTCGTTGCGGCCGAGGTGGACGTCGCTCGGGCCGCCCGGCTCGCGCACCACGGTGCCCTGCGGATAGACGCCGTCACTGGCGCAGTCGGCGTGGTAGTGGCTGAGGGTGCCCTGCTTGACGTACCCGTAGACGAGGCCGTCGTGGTAGTGCCAGCCGGTCGCCTGGCCCGGCGGGACGGTGATCTCTCTGACGACGTAGTCGGTGTCGCCCACGGTCTTCTGGGCGATCAGCGTGCCGGTCACTCCGGGGCCGGGCGGGGTCGCCTGTGCGGTGCCGCCGGCGAAGACGGTGGCGGTGACGACCGCGCCGGAT includes:
- a CDS encoding cupin domain-containing protein gives rise to the protein MRIALRTAISGAVVTATVFAGGTAQATPPGPGVTGTLIAQKTVGDTDYVVREITVPPGQATGWHYHDGLVYGYVKQGTLSHYHADCASDGVYPQGTVVREPGGPSDVHLGRNEGSTPLVLEVLYVLPHGSPYSRDVPNPGCSFE
- a CDS encoding SpoIIE family protein phosphatase — encoded protein: MEHVSATATTDASGMVTGWSEGARRLTGRTADEVVGRAARELLAEDPPGPAVAALKGTVVLRHRDGSSLTRFVEACPVLGGNGTPAGYVITARPSGSAEPTLAGQAFQQAVMSMSIFDTRQQYLRLNDVACRVMGVPEEALLGRFFSDTVEDAEHSRGFLASLRQVAETGRAVRYESFTGAPALNRDHAWTIEMWPVREEGSEELTGVALAAFDNSEQYWARRRLALLNEAAAAIGTTLDVVRTAEELVELLVPRYADFASVDLLDWVLGADEPPTALEGDILLRRVAHRSGHEGTPEAAVRLGETDVYPASSPPARALREGRAALSQAGEPDFMRWVAERNARAPAGRSYRKGVHSVLAVPLKARGTTLGVAVAVRIAHPDDFGDDDAVLGEELASRAAVCVDNARRFARERTTALALQNSLLPRGLPGQAAVEVAHRYLPSGSLAGIGGDWFDVIPLSGSRVALVVGDVVGHGIPSSATMGRLCTAVRTLADVDLPPDELLTHLDDLVTHLASDDRPDEGGEVAELGATCLYAVYDPVSRRLTAAAAGHPPPALVLPDGTARLVPLSTGPPLGVGGLPFEATEIELPEGAVVALYTDGLTEDRDRDVDHATDELCRALTAKTDTLDELCDTVLKAVLPEEPGDDVALLLARTRVLGADRVATWGVEPDPAHVAITRQAATEQLAVWGLEEASFVTELVVSELVTNAIRYGEPPIQLRLIRDRTLICEVSDGSSTSPHLRRAHAFDEGGRGLLLVAQLTQRWGSRQTGSGKTIWAEQSLEPPDF